AAAGAGAAGAGGAAAAGAGAGGGCATCCTCTGCTCAAGATGCAATGGAACTGGATATAAAGGGAGAATTGGCACTTATGAATTATTAAAAATCACAAGGCCCATTAGTAATGCTATTAAAAAACAACTTTCAACTCAAGAAATAGAGGAAATAGCAATTTCTGAAGGAATGTTATCTTTAAAACAATATGCCGCTAACTTAATTAAGCAGCAACTTACTACTGTTTCTGAATTAAAAAAGATTTGCAATGAAGATTCTCTTTAATTAATTTACACTATTTTTTATAATGTCTATCTCAACTAAAATTGTAGAATATGCAATCAAATTTAATTCCTCAGATATACATTTAGAGGAAGGATCTAAAATCGCATTAAGAGTTAATTCTGATATTAAATTAATTGATAAAGTTCTTCAAAAAGAGGATATGGATCAATTATTAAATGAATTATTAGGAGAGGTAAAACTAAAAGAATACTACAAATCAGGAGACCTAGATACATCTATTGGTTTAAATGGACTATCAAGAATTAGGATAAATGCTTATATGGCTAGAGAAAAAAGGTGCCTAACTTTAAGAATACTTCCAGATAATCTTCCAGATTGGAAAGACTTAGGTTTACCAAGTGAGTTTATTAAGCTAACAAAAAAGGACAGAGGATTAGTACTTTGTACAGGTCCTACTGGATCTGGCAAATCAACAACATTAGCTGCCTTTATTAATTGTATATTAGAAACACAAAATAAACATATTTTGACTATTGAAGACCCAATCGAATTTGAGTTTAACAGTACAAAAAATTCAATTATTCATCAAAGAGAAGTAAAAAGGGATACTCATAGCTTCAGTAGCGCATTGAAAGGTGCCTTGAGAGAAGATCCTGATATTATTTATATAGGAGAGATGAGAGATTTAGAAACAATCCAATTAGCTATAACAGCTGCCGAAACAGGACATTTAGTATTAGGTACATTACACACATCTTCAGCATCTAAAACAGTAGAGAGGATAGTAGACGTTTTCCCTGCAGATCAACAAGAACAAGCAAGATTACAAGTATCAACTTCATTAGTTGGAATTATGTCTCAAACACTATGTAAAAATATCAAAGGGACAAGATCTTTAGCATATGAATTGCTAATAAATACTTCTGCTATATCAAACCTTATAAGAGAGAGAAAAGTAAGTCAAATATATTCTCAGTTACAAACTGGTAGTAATGATGGAATGAATACCCTTGAACAATGTTTGCAGGAATTAATTAATAATCAGGAGATTACTTTTGAGGAAGGATTAAGTAAATCATCAAATCCTAAAGCTTTATCTGAAAATAATTAATTATGCCTTCTTATGGAAATAGCAGTTCTAGTTCAAAGCAACTGTCAAAATATCCACAAAAGAATAATACTAGAAGTATTTTAAATTCCTCTTCAAGAAATCTGAAAGTTCCGCAGAAAGATTTACTTATATTTTTCAGACAATTAGCTGTTATTTTACAAAGTGGTGTTCCTCTTGCGCAGGGAATTATTCTACTATCAGAAAACACCAAAAATAAAAACTTTGCAACTATTCAATCCAAAATTGCATCAAGATTAAGCTCTGGTGAGGAACTTTCAATTTGTTTAAGTAAATATCCAAAAATATTCCCTGATATAACTATAGGTCTTATTGAGGCTGGAGAGGCGGGAGGTATTCTTGACAAAGTTCTAGATAGAATAGCTACATTAATTGAAGAGCGAGCGAAAATAAAAAGTCAAATACAGGGAGCGTTAATTTATCCAGTAATAATATTAACTTTAGCAATAACAGTTAGTTTAGCATTATTAATATTTATTGTGCCTAAATTCGAACAAATGTTTAACAGTATGGATGCTGAATTGCCTAGTTTAACAAAGTTCATGTTAAATTTATCTGAATTAGTTACATCATCTTCTTTTTTAATCTTATCACCAATAATCATAGGAGTCTTTTTATTTTTATTTTCTAATTACTACAAAACAAAATCAGGTAAATTTAATCTTGACAGTTTGATCTTAAAAATTCCATTATTTGGATCATTAATACTGCGTTCAGAAGTCGCCTCAATGTGCGATACGATGACAACACTTTTGGATTCAGGAATACCTTTAGTTGAAGTTTTAGAAAAATGTATCGCAGCAAGTTCTAATGATAGAATCAAAAAATCTCTTTTAATTGCGATTAAAAGTGTCAGAGAAGGTCAAGAATTAGCGATTTCACTTAATACATATCAGGTTTTTCCAAAACTAGTAATTTCTATGATAAAAATTGGGGAAGAAACAGGTAGATTAAGCTTTATGTCTCAAAATCTTGCAACATTTTATAAAAGAGAAGTTGAAACATCTGTATCTTCATTAACAAAAGCGATGGAGCCATTAATTATTATAGTTGTTGCAGGAATAGTAGGAACGATTGTTATTGCCTTATACTTACCTATGTTCAAGGTTATTCAAGTAATGCAATAATATAATTAAATATTTGGCATTTCAAAATCAACCTCGTTTTTATTCTCATTATTATTAGTTTGTAAATCATCTACTGTATTGACTTTTTTTATTAATTGATCTTCATTATCTTCAAAATAATTTAAATCTGAAACCTCGTTCTCAACTACAATTTTGTCTTCTTTATTAGTTTTGATATTTTCTTCTATTAGTTCATTTCTTTTAATATTATCTATTGACTTTACTTCATTTTCTTCTTCTAAATTAAAATTTAGTTCTTTAGTTTCATCTTCCACTTTATCTTCTTTATTAGTTTTGATATTTTCTTCTATTAATTGATTTCTTTTAATATTATCTATTGGCTTTACTTCATTTTCTTCTTCTAAATTAAAATTTAGTTCTTTAGTTTCATCTTCCACTTTATCTTCTTTATTAGTTTTGATATTTTCTTCTATTAATTCATTTCTTTTAATATTATCTATTGGCTTTACTTCATTTTCTTCTTCTAAATTAAGATTTACTTCCTTAGTTAAATCATTAATTTTGTCTAATTTATTTCTACTAGAAATCGGCTCTTCAATAATTAAATTTTTATTGTCTTTAATTAAAGAATCTGAATCTATTATTTCTATTTCTGGCTGACTAGATTGAAATTCAAGATATGCTTTATTATTTTTGATAAATTCCGAATCAAGTGATTCTTTTTTATTATTTTTTTCTTTATTAGTTTGTGGTTGATCTGAGATTAATGGATTCAATCCAATTCCTATGATTCTACCTAAATCCTGAGAAATGATTGGTTTAGATGTCTCAATTTCTTCGACTAGTTCATTATTAATTGGTCTTAAAATAGAAGTCTTAATTTCTAAAGTTGATTGAAATAGCTTTGCGATATTTGGATAACTACTATTTCTACCAGAGAGTAGAACTTCTAAAATCTTAAAGTTGGGATTAGTCATATTAAGTTTAGATAAAATGTGTTTAATCTCTTTAATTAAGGTTTTTATATCAAGTTCACTTATCGGTAAATATTCATCACTATTAATTATATTCTGTTCAATAGAAATTCCACTATCTATATTATTTTCTTGAGGATTGGGGAAAGCTCTTATTGCTGCTACTGTGTTAACTTGGACAAGTCCGAATTTATTGTAAAGATAAAAATGACTACACTCGTTACATAATTCTATTATTAAGATCATTTGATTAGATTGCAATTTATTAATTGATGAACATGCCAAATTCTCTAAAGCTGAGAAGCTAAGGCCTAAAAAACTTAATTCTAAATCTGCTTTATTTAGGGTTTCTATTATATTATCTATTAATTTTTGAGGGATACTACTTAAAAAATATGATTGAACATTAGCTTTATTAGTTGAATTAAAATCATTAATTGGAA
The sequence above is drawn from the Prochlorococcus marinus XMU1408 genome and encodes:
- a CDS encoding type IV pilus twitching motility protein PilT, whose protein sequence is MSISTKIVEYAIKFNSSDIHLEEGSKIALRVNSDIKLIDKVLQKEDMDQLLNELLGEVKLKEYYKSGDLDTSIGLNGLSRIRINAYMAREKRCLTLRILPDNLPDWKDLGLPSEFIKLTKKDRGLVLCTGPTGSGKSTTLAAFINCILETQNKHILTIEDPIEFEFNSTKNSIIHQREVKRDTHSFSSALKGALREDPDIIYIGEMRDLETIQLAITAAETGHLVLGTLHTSSASKTVERIVDVFPADQQEQARLQVSTSLVGIMSQTLCKNIKGTRSLAYELLINTSAISNLIRERKVSQIYSQLQTGSNDGMNTLEQCLQELINNQEITFEEGLSKSSNPKALSENN
- a CDS encoding type II secretion system F family protein; its protein translation is MPSYGNSSSSSKQLSKYPQKNNTRSILNSSSRNLKVPQKDLLIFFRQLAVILQSGVPLAQGIILLSENTKNKNFATIQSKIASRLSSGEELSICLSKYPKIFPDITIGLIEAGEAGGILDKVLDRIATLIEERAKIKSQIQGALIYPVIILTLAITVSLALLIFIVPKFEQMFNSMDAELPSLTKFMLNLSELVTSSSFLILSPIIIGVFLFLFSNYYKTKSGKFNLDSLILKIPLFGSLILRSEVASMCDTMTTLLDSGIPLVEVLEKCIAASSNDRIKKSLLIAIKSVREGQELAISLNTYQVFPKLVISMIKIGEETGRLSFMSQNLATFYKREVETSVSSLTKAMEPLIIIVVAGIVGTIVIALYLPMFKVIQVMQ
- the pilM gene encoding type IV pilus biogenesis protein PilM, coding for MVQTPSSNNKILGLDISNIKKYLTDVRRNISKRYLLLEFNEDSLIYGELRIKNDQIYVNKLNSINIGVDAIERGTPVDTDLMSSFIKEIIDEENIWAHRIGIVLPPQAAFCKVIHLPSNLNSDQARDFVVNSKSGFQFPIPLNQTDYDLIPINDFNSTNKANVQSYFLSSIPQKLIDNIIETLNKADLELSFLGLSFSALENLACSSINKLQSNQMILIIELCNECSHFYLYNKFGLVQVNTVAAIRAFPNPQENNIDSGISIEQNIINSDEYLPISELDIKTLIKEIKHILSKLNMTNPNFKILEVLLSGRNSSYPNIAKLFQSTLEIKTSILRPINNELVEEIETSKPIISQDLGRIIGIGLNPLISDQPQTNKEKNNKKESLDSEFIKNNKAYLEFQSSQPEIEIIDSDSLIKDNKNLIIEEPISSRNKLDKINDLTKEVNLNLEEENEVKPIDNIKRNELIEENIKTNKEDKVEDETKELNFNLEEENEVKPIDNIKRNQLIEENIKTNKEDKVEDETKELNFNLEEENEVKSIDNIKRNELIEENIKTNKEDKIVVENEVSDLNYFEDNEDQLIKKVNTVDDLQTNNNENKNEVDFEMPNI